In Candidatus Afararchaeum irisae, the genomic window TCTTTTCGGAGATGTTTGGCACGGCTCCCGTCACACACGAACGGGCCAGTTGGTGAACCGTCCTTGAGGGCACAGCCCGTTATCAGGGCAGTTTCACCAATGTCCAGACCGATGTGCGTCACGTCGTCGCCGTCTGTCGCGTAGTCGGGTTCTTCGAACGGAAACTCGACAGTGACGTGTAGCGTCCACGATGTACGATTCCGTTGCAGTCGGAGTTGGCCTGCCGACGCTTCACCGTCCACGAGGTCGTGCCACAGACCCTCCTGTTCGGGGTTGATGCGAAGAGGTATCCAGAAATTCGTTCCGCGACCGGGCTGGGGCACCCACCACGTAAACTCGTAGTCCCGTTCCGGTGAGTGGTCGAACTCGGCGGCTTGGTTGGTGAGTCGAACCGGGTGGTCGTCGTCCAACTCCTGTGCATCGTAGATTCCGTGCAGTTGCGGGACGTAGTTGCACAGAGCCGCTTTCGCCTGATACGGGAGGTCGTAAGGTGTCACCACGTCACTGGTTGCGCTCATCGTGTCACACCCGGCGTCGAATGCCTCGTGTAGACCCTCACGGTAGGTTTCGAGCAGGTCACACAGTTTCCGCTCCTTGTGTGCTGTCGGCGGCGCGAGGGTCGCTTCGAGCGTCTTAGTCGTCGTTTCCATCTGTCTCTAACCCTTGTTCAATTAGCTCGCGGTAGGCACGCGGATGGCGGATGCCATTCTCACGAGCGTACTCTTTGACTCGCTCGTGTAGGTCGCCACCGCGCTCCATATCTATCTCCGTTCGCACAAGAATTTGTACGTTTCTGCCCTACTAAATACTTACGTTGGGTATTCAGTCAGGCAACAGTCACGGAGATTGTGGCACGGAGCTTACGCGATTCACTCCCGTTCGCCAGACTGCGTCTGGCGGGCAACCAGAATCCTGTGGATTCTGGGTGACGTCCCCAGAACGCGAAGCGTTCTGGTGTGCGAACAAATCGCGCAGCGATTTGTCAACGCCCTGTTCGGTTCTCGGGTCTGACTAAGCGTCGGAACACTCGTCGTTCGCGGGAAGGGCGGGATTCTCTCGCTGTATCAAGATAGAGGCTTTTTTGTGGTCTCCGCTTTACTCTAAGCCTAATGTCCGATCCTGACCCCGAATCCGGCGACTACCGTATAGAGAGAGACTCGATGGGAGAGGTGGAGGTTCCCGAGGACGCCCTCTACGGCGCGCAGACACAGAGGGCGATAGACAACTTCCCCGTCTCCGATCTGCGTTTCGGGAGACGTTTCATACGCTCGATAGGTATCGTCAAGAAGTCGGCAGCCGAGACCAACGTCGAGCTAGGTCTTCTCGACGAAGACAAGGCAGAGGCGATACGTGAGGCGTGTGACGAGGTCATAGACGGCGAACACGACGACGAGTTCCCCGTCGACATATTCCAGACGGGAAGCGGAACCTCGACCAACATGAACGCCAACGAGGTCATAGCCAACCGTGCGATAGAGATACGTGGAGGCGACAAGGGTACCCGTTCGGTACATCCCAACGACGACGTAAACATGGGTCAGTCGAGCAACGACGTGATCCCGACGTCGATACATATAGCAGTCCTCACAGCGATAGAGGACGATCTCATACCCGCACTCGAAACTCTTGAGACTGCCTTCGATCAGAAGGCGGAAGAGTTCGACGACATCGTCAAGACGGGACGTACACATCTCCAGGACGCGACTCCCGTACGTCTCGGACAGGAGTTCTCGGGCTACGCGAGCCAGATAAGCCACAGCATCGAGAGGGTCAAGAAGACACGTGACTCGCTCTCAGAGCTCGCGATAGGCGGCACTGCCGTCGGCACGGGACTCAACACACATCCCGACTTCCCGACCCTGATGGCAGAAAAGATCTCGGAGAAGACCGGAGTCGAGTTCAGAGAGGCGGAGAACCATTTCGAGGCTCAGGCTAACAGGGACGCACTCGTCGAGACGAGCGGTGCTCTTAAGACAGTCGCGTCGTCGATGATGAAGATAGCCAACGACCTGAGATGGATGTCGAGCGGTCCACGTACGGGATTCGGCGAGATCGACCTGCCGACAGTACAGCCCGGATCGTCGATAATGCCCGGGAAGATCAACCCCGTCATACCCGAGTCTGTATGTCAGGTCGCCGCACAGGTCATAGGCAACGACGCCGCTGTCAACGTCGGAGGACAGGCGGGCAACTTCGAGCTAAACGTCATGAAGCCCGTGATGGCACACAACGTACTCGAATCAGCCGAGATACTCGCCAACGTCTCCGAGATACTCGCCGAGGACTGTGTCGAGGGA contains:
- a CDS encoding transposase, with translation METTTKTLEATLAPPTAHKERKLCDLLETYREGLHEAFDAGCDTMSATSDVVTPYDLPYQAKAALCNYVPQLHGIYDAQELDDDHPVRLTNQAAEFDHSPERDYEFTWWVPQPGRGTNFWIPLRINPEQEGLWHDLVDGEASAGQLRLQRNRTSWTLHVTVEFPFEEPDYATDGDDVTHIGLDIGETALITGCALKDGSPTGPFVCDGSRAKHLRKEMHTTLKRLQERDAAEWRMNERFNHYQNALTDIVEKASRQAVEYARQFEKPVLVMENLTYIREELDYGAYMNRRLHAWAFARLQNRVEDKAREAGIPVEYVRPEYTSQMCYECGHIGNRAAQATFRCTNDEC
- a CDS encoding class II fumarate hydratase, with the translated sequence MSDPDPESGDYRIERDSMGEVEVPEDALYGAQTQRAIDNFPVSDLRFGRRFIRSIGIVKKSAAETNVELGLLDEDKAEAIREACDEVIDGEHDDEFPVDIFQTGSGTSTNMNANEVIANRAIEIRGGDKGTRSVHPNDDVNMGQSSNDVIPTSIHIAVLTAIEDDLIPALETLETAFDQKAEEFDDIVKTGRTHLQDATPVRLGQEFSGYASQISHSIERVKKTRDSLSELAIGGTAVGTGLNTHPDFPTLMAEKISEKTGVEFREAENHFEAQANRDALVETSGALKTVASSMMKIANDLRWMSSGPRTGFGEIDLPTVQPGSSIMPGKINPVIPESVCQVAAQVIGNDAAVNVGGQAGNFELNVMKPVMAHNVLESAEILANVSEILAEDCVEGTEANEEVCETYAEESLSIVTALAPHIGYDDAAKIAKKALDEGKTIKEVALEEDAMDEDELDEVLDPMAMTERGIL